A part of Pararoseomonas sp. SCSIO 73927 genomic DNA contains:
- a CDS encoding tripartite tricarboxylate transporter substrate-binding protein, whose product MADLIGGKIDFMIDSISPPLSHVRGGSLRAVAVTGEQPHPDFPDAVTLDSIVPGVIMTTWVGLGGPPDMPPPLVAYLTDAVRRTVSHPGFSERIKELGGQSAWLGPQDFAAALSAERTSISAVIRSANIRME is encoded by the coding sequence GTGGCCGACCTGATCGGCGGCAAGATCGATTTCATGATCGACAGCATCAGCCCCCCCCTTTCCCATGTGCGCGGCGGATCGCTACGCGCTGTCGCAGTGACGGGGGAGCAGCCCCATCCGGACTTCCCGGATGCCGTCACGCTGGACAGCATCGTGCCCGGCGTGATCATGACCACCTGGGTCGGGCTGGGCGGCCCCCCAGACATGCCACCCCCTTTGGTCGCCTACCTGACGGACGCGGTCCGGCGCACCGTGAGCCATCCCGGCTTCTCGGAACGCATCAAGGAACTTGGCGGGCAGTCCGCCTGGCTGGGACCACAGGACTTCGCCGCCGCCCTCTCGGCAGAGCGGACCAGCATCAGCGCGGTGATCCGAAGCGCCAACATCC
- a CDS encoding tripartite tricarboxylate transporter substrate-binding protein: MSWTRRGLLALGAASPLANVFPLPAHPAPQPPPGYPSRPVRLLIGFAPGGATDIAARLAAPILSEILGQQVVLENRSGAGGNVATEMTARASADGYTLLMLTPGQVVTNPLMMRVPYDPERDITAIARITVGQLVMVVPKESPFRDVRQLLEAARAVPLHPLVLRYPGAGHLAAHRDGDAEEGGGASRRRMCPTAAAARRWPT, from the coding sequence ATGAGCTGGACCCGGCGGGGCCTGCTGGCCCTTGGGGCTGCGTCGCCCCTTGCCAACGTCTTTCCGCTGCCCGCGCACCCCGCCCCACAGCCGCCGCCCGGCTATCCGTCCAGGCCCGTCCGGCTGCTGATCGGCTTCGCACCGGGTGGCGCGACCGACATCGCGGCCCGCCTCGCCGCCCCCATCTTATCGGAGATCCTGGGCCAGCAGGTCGTGCTCGAGAACCGCTCCGGCGCCGGCGGCAACGTGGCCACGGAAATGACGGCGCGCGCCTCCGCCGACGGTTACACCCTGCTGATGCTCACCCCCGGCCAGGTCGTCACCAATCCGCTCATGATGCGCGTGCCCTACGACCCTGAGCGGGACATCACCGCCATAGCGCGGATTACGGTCGGACAGCTGGTGATGGTCGTGCCGAAAGAGTCTCCCTTCCGCGACGTTCGCCAGCTGCTGGAGGCAGCGCGCGCGGTCCCGCTCCATCCCCTTGTCCTACGGTACCCCGGGGCCGGGCACCTCGCAGCACATCGTGATGGAGATGCTGAAGAAGGGGGGGGCGCTTCGAGGCGACGCATGTGCCCTACCGCGGCAGCGGCCCGGCGGTGGCCGACCTGA
- a CDS encoding TetR/AcrR family transcriptional regulator translates to MTRTASVKKPARWADAVPAREAQFETKRRALVREAARAFGRRGFHNTSLEEIAEALGVTKPALYRYVRTKHEILYEAKTIAFDAGAEARKTAFAASEDPLEQLRLYIVNYIDLVTSELGSYAVLAEPVTSLPPELAEPIRGRMREADRALRDMVQAAMDAGSVAPGDPRLVVAFFMGAINHIARWYAPDGALTGRQIGETFAGFVLDGLRGPGWTPTKT, encoded by the coding sequence ATGACTCGGACGGCAAGCGTGAAGAAGCCGGCGCGCTGGGCGGATGCCGTCCCGGCGCGCGAGGCCCAGTTCGAGACGAAGCGCCGCGCCCTGGTGCGAGAGGCCGCCCGCGCCTTCGGGCGCCGGGGCTTTCACAACACCTCGCTGGAGGAGATCGCGGAAGCGCTCGGCGTCACCAAGCCCGCGCTCTACCGCTACGTCCGCACGAAGCACGAGATCCTCTACGAGGCGAAGACGATCGCCTTCGACGCGGGTGCAGAGGCGCGCAAGACCGCCTTCGCTGCCAGCGAGGACCCGCTGGAGCAGCTGCGCCTCTATATCGTGAACTATATTGATCTCGTGACGAGCGAGCTCGGCTCCTACGCCGTCCTCGCGGAGCCGGTCACCTCCCTCCCGCCAGAGCTCGCCGAGCCTATCCGCGGGCGCATGCGGGAGGCGGACCGTGCGCTGCGCGACATGGTGCAGGCGGCCATGGATGCCGGGTCGGTCGCGCCAGGCGACCCGAGACTCGTCGTCGCCTTCTTCATGGGGGCTATTAACCACATCGCCCGCTGGTACGCGCCGGACGGCGCGCTTACCGGACGGCAGATCGGCGAGACCTTCGCCGGCTTTGTGCTGGACGGTCTGCGCGGGCCCGGCTGGACCCCGACGAAAACTTGA
- a CDS encoding tripartite tricarboxylate transporter substrate binding protein: MSTPRRAALALAPPLLVARRSSAQAQAIRAVCGSSPGSITDLIARIVQPGLAQRLGQPVVVDNRPGAGGNIAAEFLARAAPDGATIMVTSGGILTLNPYLYRDLPFDPVRDLRLVSRITAGGFLLAVPASIGVTEVDGLIAHLRRKGEASNYGSPGIGFAMHVGAEVFLNAIGARVTHVPYRGSAAAINALAAGEVDFLFDSRGPLLPQLQSGVVRVIANGGSLPDLAYPDLPRLSDRYPEVVVQSWTAIVAPAALPEPLLRRLDDAMRATLEEPEATARLRAVGNGPAYLGPEAFRQFFQEERARAARGVELAGIRPQ; this comes from the coding sequence ATGTCCACCCCGCGGCGCGCCGCCCTGGCACTCGCGCCCCCGCTGCTGGTCGCCCGGCGCTCCTCCGCGCAGGCGCAGGCCATCCGCGCGGTCTGCGGCTCCTCCCCGGGCAGCATCACCGACCTGATCGCGCGCATCGTGCAGCCCGGCCTGGCGCAGCGGCTCGGCCAGCCCGTGGTGGTGGACAACCGGCCCGGCGCGGGCGGCAACATCGCCGCCGAGTTCCTGGCGCGCGCCGCGCCGGACGGGGCGACCATCATGGTCACCTCCGGCGGCATCCTGACCCTGAACCCCTACCTTTACCGGGACCTGCCCTTCGATCCCGTGCGCGACTTACGCTTGGTCTCCCGCATCACCGCCGGCGGCTTCCTGCTGGCCGTGCCCGCCTCCATCGGCGTCACGGAGGTGGACGGGCTGATCGCCCATCTGAGGCGCAAGGGCGAGGCGTCGAACTACGGCTCCCCCGGCATCGGTTTCGCCATGCATGTTGGGGCGGAGGTCTTCCTCAACGCGATCGGTGCCAGGGTGACGCACGTGCCCTATCGCGGCAGCGCGGCCGCCATCAACGCCCTGGCCGCCGGAGAGGTCGATTTTCTCTTCGACAGCCGCGGGCCGCTGCTGCCGCAGCTGCAATCCGGCGTGGTCCGGGTGATCGCGAATGGCGGTTCCCTGCCCGACCTCGCCTATCCCGATCTCCCCCGCCTGTCCGACCGCTATCCGGAGGTGGTGGTGCAGAGCTGGACCGCGATCGTCGCGCCCGCTGCCCTGCCGGAGCCGCTGCTGCGCCGCCTGGACGACGCCATGCGCGCGACGCTGGAAGAGCCGGAGGCGACGGCCCGGCTGCGCGCCGTCGGCAACGGCCCCGCCTATCTCGGGCCGGAGGCCTTCAGGCAGTTCTTCCAGGAGGAGCGCGCCCGCGCCGCGCGCGGCGTGGAACTGGCCGGGATCCGCCCGCAATGA
- a CDS encoding tripartite tricarboxylate transporter substrate binding protein — MKASRRRLLAAAALAPFAPRPLHAQGFPARPIKLLVGFAPGGATDIAARLLQPLLGEALGQTMVVENRSGGGGNVATDLLTHAEPDGYTLMLASPGQLVVNPLLDPKFTFDAARNATAIGQITSSPLVLVVPANSPYRDARALIDAARARPGKMNYASAGVGSSMHIAGEMLKAYGRLDITHVPYRGSGPAVTDLIAGGVDFMIDSVSTTTAHVRNGVLRPLAQTGAEPFREMPDVSLLKEIVPGVVVTTWLGLVGPARLPSPVVARLADALRGTVEGPVFTTRMRDLGSQAYWAGPGDFAAHLAAERQRAAEVIRRAGIRLE, encoded by the coding sequence ATGAAGGCCTCCCGACGCCGTCTCCTCGCCGCCGCGGCGCTGGCGCCCTTCGCCCCGCGCCCGCTGCACGCCCAGGGTTTTCCCGCGCGCCCGATCAAGCTGCTGGTCGGCTTCGCGCCCGGCGGCGCTACGGACATCGCCGCCCGCCTGCTGCAGCCCCTGCTGGGCGAGGCGCTGGGCCAGACGATGGTCGTGGAGAACCGCTCCGGCGGCGGCGGCAACGTGGCGACCGACCTGCTCACCCATGCGGAGCCAGACGGCTACACGCTTATGCTCGCCAGCCCCGGCCAGCTCGTCGTGAACCCGCTACTGGACCCGAAATTTACCTTCGACGCCGCACGGAATGCGACCGCAATCGGGCAGATCACCAGCAGCCCGCTCGTCCTCGTCGTGCCCGCGAACTCTCCTTACCGCGATGCCCGCGCGCTGATCGACGCGGCCCGGGCCAGGCCGGGGAAGATGAACTACGCCTCCGCCGGCGTCGGCAGCTCCATGCACATCGCGGGCGAGATGCTGAAGGCCTATGGCAGGCTGGACATCACGCACGTGCCCTACCGGGGCAGCGGCCCCGCCGTCACGGACCTGATCGCGGGCGGAGTGGACTTCATGATCGACAGCGTTTCCACCACCACGGCGCATGTCCGCAACGGCGTGCTGCGGCCGCTCGCCCAGACCGGCGCCGAGCCCTTCCGCGAAATGCCTGACGTGTCGCTGCTGAAGGAGATTGTGCCGGGCGTGGTGGTCACCACCTGGCTCGGCCTCGTCGGGCCAGCCCGCCTGCCATCGCCCGTCGTCGCGCGCCTAGCGGACGCGCTGCGAGGCACCGTGGAGGGCCCGGTCTTCACCACGCGGATGAGGGACCTCGGCAGCCAGGCCTACTGGGCCGGCCCCGGGGACTTCGCCGCCCATCTCGCCGCCGAGCGGCAGCGCGCGGCGGAGGTGATCCGCCGCGCCGGAATCCGACTGGAGTAG